The Argopecten irradians isolate NY chromosome 6, Ai_NY, whole genome shotgun sequence genome has a window encoding:
- the LOC138326107 gene encoding cell death abnormality protein 1-like — translation MIQGYKDALNRCKYRAGFQQRFAGYQLYMSNTTDSSQDGVLCYEDTSSTRDAVQLNVIHQCPYVGRYVTVYNYRNNPKRYSWYDIYAILELCERGTCSVNCNSSGCIKDTGQCYDCVGGKYGVTCEMDCSGNCKDPICDRNTGYCSECVAGTYGSSCGQACSVNCKDRVCTKTTGHCIECVTGKFGNICEQDCSVNCKDRLCVKDSGYCTGMYNNIISFSFVL, via the exons ATGATTCAAGGCTATAAAGACGCTCTAAACAGATGTAAATATAGAG CCGGTTTCCAGCAACGATTTGCTGGTTATCAACTGTACATGTCCAACACCACCGATTCCTCTCAGGATGGTGTACTGTGTTACGAGGACACCAGTAGTACCAGAGATGCCGTACAGTTAAATGTGATACACCAGTGCCCGTATGTAGGTCGGTACGTGACTGTGTACAACTATAGGAACAACCCCAAACGGTACAGCTGGTATGACATTTACGCTATATTGGAACTTTGTGAG CGAGGGACCTGTTCTGTTAACTGTAATAGTAGCGGGTGTATCAAAGACACCGGGCAGTGTTACG ATTGTGTTGGCGGAAAGTATGGCGTTACATGTGAAATGGACTGTTCTGGTAACTGTAAAGATCCGATATGTGACAGAAACACTGGATACTGTTCTG aATGCGTTGCCGGGACGTACGGCAGCTCGTGTGGCCAGGCTTGTTCAGTGAACTGTAAGGATAGAGTGTGCACTAAGACCACTGGACACTGTATAG aatgcgTTACGGGAAAGTTCGGCAATATATGTGAACAGGACTGTTCTGTAAACTGTAAGGACCGGCTGTGTGTCAAAGACTCTGGGTATTGTACTggtatgtataataatattatcTCCTTTAGTTTCGTACTATAA